The Symphalangus syndactylus isolate Jambi chromosome 8, NHGRI_mSymSyn1-v2.1_pri, whole genome shotgun sequence genome includes a window with the following:
- the LOC134737417 gene encoding uncharacterized protein has translation MREWNSDWGLGSEKGCQPSAVSRSFQAQSTTASRPHPIQSTPHPVHTASTPCPIQTTLHPVHTASSPHPIQTTPHLVHAPSRPHPIQTTPHPDHYSIQSELHPDLTPSSPHLTQTTLHPVHTPSCLHPIQSTPCPVHTPSRPHPIRSIPHLVHTPSRPHPIQSTLHPVHTPSRPHLTQSTPHPVHTPSRPHLTQTTPHPDHTPSSPHPIQTTPHPDHTPSSPHPIQTTPHPDHTPSSPHPIQTIPHPDHTSPRPHPIQSTPHPVHTPSSPHPIQSTPHPDHTASSPHPIQTTPHPDHTPFSPHPIQSTPHPDHSPSSHTASSPHPIQSTPHPVHTPSRPLLHPDHTPSSSHSPESTPHPVHVPSSSCPTQTTLHPIHVPPRPLLHPVHTPCSPLSTPTMFM, from the exons ATGAGGGAGTGGAACAGTGACTGGGGTCTGGGGAGTGAGAAGGGTTGCCAGCCATCTGCGGTCAGCAGGAGCTTCCAGGCCCAA TCCACAACCGCATCCAGACCACACCCCATCCAGTCCACACCCCATCCAGTCCACACTGCATCCACTCCCTGCCCCATCCAGACCACACTCCATCCAGTCCACACCGCATCCAGTCCACACCCCATCCAGACCACACCCCATCTAGTCCATGCCCCATCCAGACCACACCCCATCCAGACCACACCCCATCCAGACCACTATTCCATCCAGTCCGAACTGCATCCAGACCTCACTCCATCTAGTCCACACCTCACCCAGACCACTCTCCATCCAGTCCACACTCCATCCTGTCTACACCCCATCCAGTCCACACCCTGTCCAGTCCACACCCCATCCAGACCACACCCCATCCGGTCCATACCCCATCTAGTCCACACTCCATCCAGACCACACCCCATTCAGTCCACATTGCATCCAGTCCACACCCCATCCAGACCACACCTCACCCAGTCCACACCCCATCCAGTCCACACCCCATCTAGACCACACCTCACCCAGACCACACCCCATCCAGACCACACCCCATCCAGTCCACACCCCATCCAGACCACACCTCACCCAGACCACACCCCATCCAGTCCACACCCCATCCAGACCACACCTCACCCAGACCACACCCCATCCAGTCCACACCCCATCCAGACCATACCCCATCCAGACCACACTTCACCCAGACCACACCCCATCCAGTCCACACCCCATCCCGTCCACACCCCATCCAGTCCACACCCCATCCAGTCCACGCCCCATCCAGACCACACTGCATCCAGTCCACACCCCATCCAGACCACACCTCACCCAGACCACACCCCATTCAGTCCACACCCCATCCAGTCCACGCCCCATCCAGACCACAGCCCATCCAGTCACACTGCATCCAGTCCACACCCCATCCAGTCCACACCCCATCCAGTCCACACCCCATCCAGACCACTACTCCATCCAGACCACACCCCAAGTAGTTCACACTCCCCTGAGTCAACACCCCATCCAGTCCATGTTCCATCCAGTTCATGCCCCACACAGACCACGCTCCATCCAATCCACGTCCCACCTCGACCACTACTCCATCCAGTCCACACTCCATGCAGTCCACTCTCCACCCCGACCATGTTCATGTGA